Proteins encoded in a region of the Populus nigra chromosome 3, ddPopNigr1.1, whole genome shotgun sequence genome:
- the LOC133688030 gene encoding protein trichome birefringence-like 16 isoform X2, which yields MKAGFSIFKSTAFSLLLIVLVCATVLVWAWQRTPLLTAFLPPNSLLQLSPDKDNQPVLTVGRNGTAETSTGLVEAEVKHDQKMETNLKTDVQIMEFAPPERSENTSSTTGKEQYNENVNDQGCNYAKGKWVLDNSRPLYSGFHCNQWLSHMWACRLMQRKDFAYEKLRWQPKNCQMEEFEVSKFLERMRDKTLAFVGDSLGRQQFQSLMCMITGGKGSHDVIDVGKEYGLVMPHGGTRPNGWAYRFSSTNTTVLYYWSTCLCDLEPINTTNPETDYAMHLDRPPGFLRQFLHKLDILVLNTGHHWNRGKLKANRWVMYVGGMPNTNRRLAMIGDAKNFTIHSIVNWVNSQLPKHPHLKAFYRSISPRHFVNGDWNTGGSCDNTTPMSIGKEVLQDESSDYSAGNAVKGTGVKLLDITALSQLRDEGHISHYRTTAAKGVHDCLHWCLPGVPDTWNEILFAHISATSVINS from the exons ATGAAAGCAGGGTTTTCAATATTCAAGAGTACAGCGTTCTCTCTTCTACTCATTGTTCTTGTGTGTGCAACTGTTCTTGTATGGGCATGGCAGAGAACTCCGCTTCTAACCGCCTTCCTCCCGCCTAATAGTCTTCTACAACTTTCGCCAG ATAAAGACAATCAGCCAGTCCTGACAGTAGGAAGAAATGGCACTGCAGAAACTTCTACAGGTTTGGTAGAAGCAGAAGTGAAGCATGACCAGAAAATGGAAACAAATCTGAAAACAGATGTGCAAATTATGGAGTTTGCACCACCAGAGCGTTCTGAAAATACAAGCTCTACCACAGGGAAGGAACAATATAATGAGAATGTTAATGATCAAG GCTGTAACTATGCAAAAGGAAAATGGGTTTTAGATAATAGCCGGCCTTTATATTCCGGATTTCATTGTAATCAATGGCTGTCACATATGTGGGCCTGCCGCTTGATGCAGCGCAAGGATTTTGCCTATGAAAAGCTACGGTGGCAACCTAAAAATTGTCAAATGGAAGAATTTGAAGTGTCCAAGTTCTTAGAAAG GATGCGAGACAAAACTCTAGCTTTTGTTGGAGACTCTTTGGGCCGACAGCAGTTCCAGTCTTTAATGTGCATGATCACTGGTGGTAAGGGGAGCCATGATGTAATAGATGTAGGAAAGGAGTATGGACTCGTCATGCCTCATGGAGGTACTCGCCCTAATGGGTGGGCTTATCGGTTTTCAAGCACCAATACGACTGTCCTTTATTACTGGTCAACTTGCCTCTGTGACCTGGAACCTATTAATACCACAAACCCAGAAACTGACTATGCCATGCATCTTGATCGGCCTCCAGGATTTTTGCGTCAATTTCTTCATAAATTAGACATCCTAGTTCTGAACACAGGGCATCACTGGAATCGAGGAAAGCTTAAAGCAAATCGCTGGGTCATGTATGTGGGAGGTATGCCCAATACCAACAGGAGACTAGCAATGATTGGGGATGCCAAAAACTTCACTATCCATAGCATTGTCAATTGGGTGAATTCTCAGCTTCCAAAACATCCACACTTGAAAGCTTTCTATCGAAGCATCTCACCTAGGCATTTTGTCAATGGTGATTGGAACACAGGGGGGAGCTGTGACAACACAACCCCAATGTCTATAGGAAAGGAAGTACTGCAAGATGAGTCTAGTGATTATAGTGCTGGAAATGCAGTGAAGGGGACTGGGGTTAAGCTCTTGGACATAACAGCTCTATCCCAACTAAGAGATGAGGGTCACATATCACATTATAGAACTACAGCTGCGAAAGGAGTGCATGATTGCTTGCATTGGTGTCTGCCTGGTGTTCCTGACACCTGGAATGAAATCCTTTTCGCACATATTAGTGCTACATCAGTGATTAATTCTTGA
- the LOC133688030 gene encoding protein trichome birefringence-like 16 isoform X1 has translation MKAGFSIFKSTAFSLLLIVLVCATVLVWAWQRTPLLTAFLPPNSLLQLSPEDKDNQPVLTVGRNGTAETSTGLVEAEVKHDQKMETNLKTDVQIMEFAPPERSENTSSTTGKEQYNENVNDQGCNYAKGKWVLDNSRPLYSGFHCNQWLSHMWACRLMQRKDFAYEKLRWQPKNCQMEEFEVSKFLERMRDKTLAFVGDSLGRQQFQSLMCMITGGKGSHDVIDVGKEYGLVMPHGGTRPNGWAYRFSSTNTTVLYYWSTCLCDLEPINTTNPETDYAMHLDRPPGFLRQFLHKLDILVLNTGHHWNRGKLKANRWVMYVGGMPNTNRRLAMIGDAKNFTIHSIVNWVNSQLPKHPHLKAFYRSISPRHFVNGDWNTGGSCDNTTPMSIGKEVLQDESSDYSAGNAVKGTGVKLLDITALSQLRDEGHISHYRTTAAKGVHDCLHWCLPGVPDTWNEILFAHISATSVINS, from the exons ATGAAAGCAGGGTTTTCAATATTCAAGAGTACAGCGTTCTCTCTTCTACTCATTGTTCTTGTGTGTGCAACTGTTCTTGTATGGGCATGGCAGAGAACTCCGCTTCTAACCGCCTTCCTCCCGCCTAATAGTCTTCTACAACTTTCGCCAG AAGATAAAGACAATCAGCCAGTCCTGACAGTAGGAAGAAATGGCACTGCAGAAACTTCTACAGGTTTGGTAGAAGCAGAAGTGAAGCATGACCAGAAAATGGAAACAAATCTGAAAACAGATGTGCAAATTATGGAGTTTGCACCACCAGAGCGTTCTGAAAATACAAGCTCTACCACAGGGAAGGAACAATATAATGAGAATGTTAATGATCAAG GCTGTAACTATGCAAAAGGAAAATGGGTTTTAGATAATAGCCGGCCTTTATATTCCGGATTTCATTGTAATCAATGGCTGTCACATATGTGGGCCTGCCGCTTGATGCAGCGCAAGGATTTTGCCTATGAAAAGCTACGGTGGCAACCTAAAAATTGTCAAATGGAAGAATTTGAAGTGTCCAAGTTCTTAGAAAG GATGCGAGACAAAACTCTAGCTTTTGTTGGAGACTCTTTGGGCCGACAGCAGTTCCAGTCTTTAATGTGCATGATCACTGGTGGTAAGGGGAGCCATGATGTAATAGATGTAGGAAAGGAGTATGGACTCGTCATGCCTCATGGAGGTACTCGCCCTAATGGGTGGGCTTATCGGTTTTCAAGCACCAATACGACTGTCCTTTATTACTGGTCAACTTGCCTCTGTGACCTGGAACCTATTAATACCACAAACCCAGAAACTGACTATGCCATGCATCTTGATCGGCCTCCAGGATTTTTGCGTCAATTTCTTCATAAATTAGACATCCTAGTTCTGAACACAGGGCATCACTGGAATCGAGGAAAGCTTAAAGCAAATCGCTGGGTCATGTATGTGGGAGGTATGCCCAATACCAACAGGAGACTAGCAATGATTGGGGATGCCAAAAACTTCACTATCCATAGCATTGTCAATTGGGTGAATTCTCAGCTTCCAAAACATCCACACTTGAAAGCTTTCTATCGAAGCATCTCACCTAGGCATTTTGTCAATGGTGATTGGAACACAGGGGGGAGCTGTGACAACACAACCCCAATGTCTATAGGAAAGGAAGTACTGCAAGATGAGTCTAGTGATTATAGTGCTGGAAATGCAGTGAAGGGGACTGGGGTTAAGCTCTTGGACATAACAGCTCTATCCCAACTAAGAGATGAGGGTCACATATCACATTATAGAACTACAGCTGCGAAAGGAGTGCATGATTGCTTGCATTGGTGTCTGCCTGGTGTTCCTGACACCTGGAATGAAATCCTTTTCGCACATATTAGTGCTACATCAGTGATTAATTCTTGA